The following nucleotide sequence is from Buchnera aphidicola (Schlechtendalia peitan).
TCAATAATATAAAATTTACTATCAAGTAAAAAAATTTCTTATACAATATTATATATCATTAATTTTATTACAAAAGCTTTTTTTACCTATTTTTAAAGATATTTAAAAATATATTTTAATATATCATTTTAATTGAGTTAATTTAATGTTTAAAAAAATTCTAAACGGAAAGAAAATTTCTGATAAAATACAAAATCAAATCAAACAAGAAGTAAATAACAGATTAGCACTAGGAAAAAGACCTCCAGGACTAGCAGTAATATTAATTGGTGATGATTTAGCATCACACATTTATGTAAATAAGAAAAAAATTGCTTGTGAAAACGTAGGTTTTCTTTCAAAATTTTGGCATTTCCAAGAAAACGTTCAAGAAAAAAAAATAATAAATCTTATTAATATATTAAACCAAGATTCAAATATTGATGGAATATTAGTTCAATTACCTATTCCTAAACATATTAATACCCAAAATATTTTTAATAGTATTACTCCTAATAAAGATGTAGATGGATTACACCCATATAATATAGGTTGTTTATGTCAAAAAAGTCCAAAATTAAGACCATGTACTTCATTTGGTATTATTACTATGCTAGAATATTACAAAATT
It contains:
- the folD gene encoding bifunctional methylenetetrahydrofolate dehydrogenase/methenyltetrahydrofolate cyclohydrolase FolD → MFKKILNGKKISDKIQNQIKQEVNNRLALGKRPPGLAVILIGDDLASHIYVNKKKIACENVGFLSKFWHFQENVQEKKIINLINILNQDSNIDGILVQLPIPKHINTQNIFNSITPNKDVDGLHPYNIGCLCQKSPKLRPCTSFGIITMLEYYKINIKGLHAVIIGASNTVGRPMNLELLLSGCTTTITHKFTKNIKYFVQQADIVIIAVGKKHFLKGPWIKPGAIVIDVGINRLKNGTIVGDVDFKSAIKNSSYITPVPGGVGPMTVVTLLHNTLKACREYNL